One window of the Lodderomyces elongisporus chromosome 6, complete sequence genome contains the following:
- the URA7 gene encoding CTP synthase ura7 (MEROPS:MER0437468; BUSCO:EOG092620EL), which translates to MKYVVVSGGVISGIGKGVLASSTGLLLKTLGLRVTSIKIDPYMNIDAGTMSPLEHGECFVLNDGGEVDLDLGNYERYLNITLTKNHNITTGKIYSKVIERERKGDYLGKTVQVVPHITNAIQEWIEEVARIPVDDTGLEPEVCIIELGGTVGDIESAPFVEALRQFQFRVGSDNFALIHVSLVPVIHGEQKTKPTQAAIKDLRSLGLTPDMIACRCQEELLTQTVEKIGMFCHVGPEQVIAVHDVNSTYHVPLLLKQQKMMNFLTKKLTIGEIPQAALHKGEQLLQKWRQLTSSHDKSFETVTIALVGKYTHLHDSYLSVIKSLEHASMRCNRRLKIEWVESTDLEEGMKQENLSKYHQAWHYVCQADGILVPGGFGSRGIEGMIAAAKYARENNVPYLGVCLGLQIAVIEFVRNVLGIQGSTSQEFDTYKEEDGIKPSVVYMPDVDQIKLGGTMRLGIHETRFTSDSKDCVLRKLYGGSDAVYERHRHRYEVNPELIDEIEEKGLKFIGKDESGKRMEMIELPQSMHKFFVGTQYHPEYLSKVLDPSRPFLGLVAASAGILEDILARDDLNYKGEF; encoded by the coding sequence ATGAAATACGTTGTCGTTTCAGGTGGTGTTATCTCAGGTATCGGAAAGGGTGTTTTGGCCTCATCTACTGGTCTTTTGCTCAAGACTTTGGGCTTGAGGGTCACTTCCATCAAGATTGATCCTTATATGAATATCGATGCAGGTACCATGTCACCACTCGAGCACGGTGAATGTTTTGTGTTGAACGATGGTGGTGAAGttgatttggatttgggTAACTATGAAAGATACTTGAACATTACTTTAACCAAGAACCATAACATTACCACTGGTAAGATTTATTCCAAGGTCAtcgagagagaaagaaaaggtgaTTACTTGGGTAAGACTGTGCAAGTTGTTCCACACATTACAAATGCCATTCAAGAATGGATTGAAGAAGTGGCTAGAATCCCAGTCGACGATACCGGATTGGAACCTGAGGTGTGTATTATTGAGCTTGGTGGTACTGTTGGTGATATCGAGAGTGCACCATTTGTGGAAGCTTTGAGACAATTTCAATTCAGAGTTGGCTCGGACAATTTTGCATTGATCCATGTCAGTTTGGTTCCCGTGATTCATGgggaacaaaaaacaaaacctaCACAAGCTGCAATCAAAGACTTGAGAAGTTTGGGATTGACTCCCGATATGATTGCTTGTAGATGTCAAGAAGAGTTATTGACACAAACTGTTGAGAAAATCGGTATGTTTTGTCATGTTGGACCTGAGCAAGTTATTGCTGTTCATGATGTTAACTCGACATACCATGTGCCATTATTGttgaaacaacaaaagatgaTGAACTTTTTGACCAAGAAGTTGACAATTGGTGAAATTCCACAAGCTGCCTTGCACAAGGGAGAACAATTGTTGCAGAAATGGAGACAGTTGACCAGCTCACACGATAAGTCATTTGAAACCGTTACTATTGCACTCGTTGGTAAATATACTCATTTGCATGACTCGTACTTGTCTGTCATCAAATCACTTGAGCACGCTTCAATGAGATGTAATCGTAGGTTAAAGATTGAATGGGTCGAGTCCACTGATTTGGAAGAGGGAATGAAGCAAGAAAATCTTTCAAAGTACCATCAAGCATGGCACTATGTTTGTCAAGCCGATGGTATCCTTGTTCCAGGTGGATTTGGTTCCAGAGGTATTGAAGGTATGATTGCTGCTGCAAAATATGCAAGAGAAAATAATGTTCCATACTTGGGAGTCTGTCTAGGCTTGCAAATTGCTGTTATTGAATTTGTTAGAAATGTTTTGGGTATTCAAGGTTCAACTTCACAGGAGTTTGACACATACAAGGAGGAGGATGGAATTAAACCATCAGTTGTCTATATGCCGGACGTGGATCAAATCAAACTTGGTGGTACCATGAGATTGGGTATTCACGAAACAAGATTTACTCTGGACTCTAAAGATTGCGTTTTGCGTAAACTTTATGGTGGGTCTGATGCAGTTTACGAaagacacagacacagatACGAGGTTAACCCGGAGTTGATTGACgagattgaagaaaagggtTTGAAGTTTATTGGTAAAGATGAAAGCGGTAAACGTATGGAAATGATTGAGTTGCCTCAATCGATGCACAAATTCTTTGTTGGTACCCAGTACCATCCTGAGTACTTGTCCAAGGTATTGGATCCATCTCGACCATTCCTTGGGTTGGTTGCTGCATCTGCTGGTATTTTAGAGGACATTTTGGCCAGAGACGACTTGAACTACAAAGGTGAGTTTTAA